One window of the Tubulanus polymorphus chromosome 11, tnTubPoly1.2, whole genome shotgun sequence genome contains the following:
- the LOC141913391 gene encoding ciliary microtubule-associated protein 3-like — translation MEVEKKVNVAFMTTLDREMFPMKMPQNRFGNDLNPIRGAPHRGPGCYDNEPVSNFKYLTDHKVQSQKGYVLGARTAQRFREKLQNTPAPTKYQTKCTDPKLFDEAFKPFNAASARFPVYKRDLEVGPGAGTYEHSIPQNRQVSWHQSFGGEPINLPQVKIQSTINRNTDKLLSTKEEKKYHRRLAYLKLYY, via the exons ATGGAAG TTGAAAAGAAGGTAAATGTCGCCTTTATGACGACCCTTGATCGGGAGATGTTTCCGATGAAAATGCCGCAGAATCGTTTCGGCAATGATTTAAATCCAATACGTGGAGCTCCTCATCGTGGACCTGGATGCTATGATAATGAACCG GTGAGCAACTTCAAATATTTGACCGACCATAAAGTTCAGAGTCAAAAAGGTTATGTATTGGGTGCTCGAACAGCTCAGAGGTTTCGTGAAAAACTCCAAAATACCCCGGCACCAACGAAATATCAAACCAAGTGTACTGATCCAAAACTATTCGATGAGGCATTCAAACCATTCAACGCAGCCTCAGCAAGATTTCCAGTCTATAAGAGAGACCTAGAAGTTGGCCCGGG TGCTGGAACATATGAACACAGTATACCACAGAACCGGCAGGTTTCGTGGCACCAATCATTCGGCGGGGAACCGATCAACTTACCACAAGTTAAAATACAAAGtacaatcaacagaaatacTGACAAG TTGCTGAGTACGAAAGAGGAGAAAAAATACCACAGGAGATTAGCATATCTGAAGCTTTATTATTGA
- the LOC141913390 gene encoding dual specificity protein phosphatase 3-like has product MASSINDDEGSEPSCTIDEVHDILTADTGGLVLLPSNAYDEVYKDVYIGEESIARNHGELKCIGITHIMNAALGRGPYCVRTGPSLYKNLGIEFIGFEAIDATAFDLSQYFYEAADFIENALRENGKLLVHCREGVSRSATLVIAFLMIKRRVQIRDAVRLVRRGREIYPNDGFVEQLCKLNDQLRKNGHFG; this is encoded by the exons ATGGCTTCCTCCATTAATGACGATGAGGGTTCGGAACCATCTTGCACTATTGACGAAGTTCATGATATTTTAACTGCTGATACCGGAGGACTCGTTTTATTGCCTTCGAATGCGTATGATGAGGTTTATAAAGATGTCTACATAGGGGAGGA atcgaTAGCGAGAAATCACGGTGAATTAAAATGTATCGGGATAACACATATAATGAATGCAGCGCTCGGCCGTGGACCGTACTGCGTTCGTACAGGGCCGTCGTTATATAAAAATCTaggaattgaattcattggatTTGAAGCGATTGACGCGACGGCATTTGATTTGTCACAGTATTTCTATGAAGCtgctgatttcatcgaaaatgccCTTCGAGAAAATG GTAAACTACTCGTTCATTGTCGAGAAGGAGTCAGTCGCTCGGCGACGTTAGTCATAGCGTTTCTGATGATCAAACGTCGCGTTCAGATCCGAGACGCTGTTCGCCTCGTCAGGCGAGGTCGAGAAATCTATCCCAATGACGGCTTCGTAGAACAGCTGTGCAAACTTAACGATCAACTTCGAAAAAATGGTCACTTCGGTTGA